The Cetobacterium sp. 8H DNA window TAAAAAAACTAGAAGATTTAAAAGAGATAGAGTTAGAAATAAAAGATAGATTTGGAAATTTACCAAAAGAAGCTAAAAATTTATTGGATTATTTAGAGATAAAAATATTAGCTAAAAAATTAAAAATAATTGAAATTTTAAAAACAAATTCAGAAATATTTATTAAGTTCGACAATGAATATATTCAATTTGAAAAAATTATGAAATTGATTGAATTGAAAAGAGCTAGATATTCTTCTAAAGATAATGGAATTTTTTATAAAGGGGAGATATTAGAGTTTTTAAGATGGTATGAAGGAGACGATATATAAAATGGAAAAATTTGAAAATTTAGTAAACCTTATAAAACAATTACGAAGTCCAGAAGGTTGTCCTTGGGATAGAGAGCAAACATTAGAAACATTAAAACCTCATCTTTTAGAAGAGACGTATGAAGTTTTAGAGGCTATGAATGAAGGTGGAGATAACTTAAAAAGTGAGCTGGGAGATCTGCTTTTACAAATAGTTTTTCAAGCTAATATCTCAGAAGAGAAAAATGAGTTTTCGATAGAAGATGTTATCGATAGTATATCGGAAAAAATGATCAGAAGGCATCCTCATGTTTTTGAAGATAAAAATATTGCATCGAATTCAAGTGAAGTATTAATTAATTGGGAAAGAATAAAAAGTGAAGAAAAAGAACATGAAAATAGAAAATCTGTTTTAGATGGGATTCCTACAAGTTTTCCAGCACTTTTAAGAGCGGAAAAGCTTCAAAAAAAAGCATCTAAAGTAGGATTTGATTGGCCTGAAATTCATGGAGTTATAGATAAAGTTGAAGAGGAAATTGAAGAATTAAGAGATGAAATAGTTTCAAATAACCTAGAAAAAGCACAGGAAGAATTAGGTGATTTATTATTTGCACTTGTTAATCTAGCTAGACATTTAAATATAAATCCAGAAATTTGTTTAAATAAGGCATCAGATAAATTTGATAAAAGATTCAGATATGTAGAGTCTAACTGTGATTTTGAAAAGGCATCTTTAGAAGAGATGGACAACTTATGGGAAGAAGCTAAAAAATAAAAATATTTTTTTAAACTATTGACATCTGAAAAAAATAAGGTATATATAATAGTACTGATAAGAGGGAGAGATATGAGATTAGATAAATTTTTAAAAGTAAGCAGAATAATAAAAAGAAGACCAATTGCGAAACTTGTAGTTGATGGTGGAAAAGCAAAACTTAATGGAAAAGTTGTAAAAGCAAGCTCGGAAGTAAAAGTTGGAATGGAATTAGAATTAGAATATTATAACAAATATTTTAAATTTAAGATATTAGAGGTTCCAGAAGGTAATGTTTCTAAAAATAAAACTTCAGAACTAGTAGAACTTTTAGATAGTAAAGGTATTGTTATTGATTTAGATGGTGAGGAGGATATATTTTAATGAAATTTAAAGTATTTCCAAATGCTAAAATAAATATAGGTTTAAATATAAAAGGGGTTTTAGAAAATGGATATCATCTTTTAGATATGACTATGCTACCGATTGATTTAACAGATATTTTAGAAGGAGAAATTTTTGATGAACCTGGATCTTTAACAATAAAAACAAATAAAAAGGATATTCCAATAAATGAAAGTAATATCTTATATAAGATATACAAATCATTTTATAAAAATATAGGAATGGTTCCATTAAAAATAAATGTTTTTTTAGAAAAAAGAATTCCTCATCAAGCTGGTTTGGGTGGTGGAAGTTCAGATGGTGCCTTTTTTTTAAATGTATTGAATGATTACCATGGAAAAATATTAAATGAAAATCAGCTAATCGAGCTTGGAAAAAATATAGGAGCAGATATACCTTTCTTTATTGTAAATAAACCTTCTAGAGTTAAAGGTATCGGAGAAGAAATAGAGGTTATAGAAAATAGAATAAAAGCACCTATAATTCTTATAAAACCTAATTTCGGTGTTTCCACAGCTTTAGCATATAAAGAAATAAAAAGAATAAAAAATCCAAAAATGGCAGAAATAGATAATATTGTCAAAGGTTTAAAGTATGGAGATATAGATTTATTAAAAGATAAAATAGAGAACAATTTAGAGGAAGCTCTTTTGTTAGCTGATAAAAGAACAAAGGAGTTCAAAGAAAAATTAGAAGAATTAGAAGGCATAAAATTTTATATGTCAGGTAGCGGAAGCGCATATTATGGATTTTTATTGAAGGATATTGATGAAATATTTTGTAATGTAAAACGAAGATTTAAAGATTGCGAGGTCTTTCTCTGCAATTTTAAATAAAAACTACTAAATCATAAGGAAGGTGCATTTAGAATGAGAATTACAGATGTTAGATTGAGAACAGTGAAAAATGAGAACGAACTTAAATTAAAAGCTTACGCAGATGTTACTTTTGAAGAATGTTTTGTAATACATGGTTTAAAAGTAATAGATGGTCAAAAAGGAATGTTTGTTGCTATGCCTTCGAGAAAAATGCCTGATGGTGAATATAAGGATATAGCTCATCCAATCACACCTGAGTTAAGAAAAGAGATAACAGATAGTGTTATAGCTAAGTATCTGGAAGTTATGTCACAAGAATCAACACCAGTAGAAGTAGTAGAAATTGTAGAAGAGTAAAAAAAGTATTGACAAAATAAAAAAAAAATGATATTATCTAAGCGATGTTGGGGTGTCGCCAAGCGGTAAGGCAACGGACTTTGACTCCGTCATGCGTTGGTTCGAATCCAGCCACCCCAGCCATTTGATTAATATTATTAAGGGAACTTTAAGTGTTCCCTTTTTTTTATTCTTATAACTTTAAAATTGAACAGTTTATAAAAAAAAGTGCCCTAAGGCACTTTAAATTAGAAATTATAATGAAACATAATGTTTTGCAATTTTCGAAGCAAGTCTAGCGTTGTTAAAAACAAGTTCGATATTAGCTTCTAAACTTTTTCCTTTGGTGATATCTTTTACTTTCGCTAAAAGGAAAGGTGTACTATTTTTACCTTTTATTCCTTTTTCTTCAGCTTCAGCAACAGCATTATTTATAGCTGTTGTGATTGTATCAAAATCCATAGCAAACTCTTCAGGAATAGGATTTGCAATTACAACTCCACCTTTTAGATTAACATCCCATTTAGCTTTTAATGTCTTAGCGATTTGCTCTGGAGTATCCATTTTATAGTCTACATTGAATCCACTTTTTCTAGTATAGAATGCAGGTAATTCTTTTGTCTGATATCCAAGAACAGGGACTCCTTTTGTTTCTAAAAATTCTAAAGTAAGACCGATATCAAGAATTGATTTAGCACCAGCACAAACAACAGCAACATCAGTCATTGCTAGTTCTTCTAAATCTGCAGAAATATCCATAGTAGTTTCAGCACCTCTATGAACTCCACCAATACCTCCAGTTGCAAAAATTTTAACTCCTGCAAGAGCAGCTATAATCATAGTTGAAGCAACAGTTGTAGCTCCATCCCCTTCAGATGCTAAAATCGCGGGGATGTCTCTTCTACTAGCTTTTGTAACATCTAATCCTTTTTTACCTAAATAATCAATTTCTTCCTTGCTTAATCCTACTTTTAACTTTCCGTTTAAAATAGCTATGGTAGCTGGAATCGCTCCGTTTTCTCTAACAATCTCTTCAACTTTAAGTGCAGTTTCAACATTTTGAGGATAAGGCATTCCATGAGATATAATAGTTGACTCAAGAGCAACGATAGCTTGATTATTAGCCAAAGCATTTTTAACCTCTTCTGATATAACTAAGTATTTTTCTAAATTCATAAATTTTCCTCCTTAATAATATTAATATTTTCTAAATTCATATTGTCACTAATTGTTTTATCGCTAGATATAGCAATGGTAGCACAAGCTATTCCATTTCTACAACTTTCTAGAATATCAAGACCTTCGATATAACTATAGGCTATTCCAGCCATAAAAGCATCTCCGGCACCGGTTGTATTTAAAATAGAAGTTTTAAAAGATTGGTGCTGAGAATAAATCTTACCATTAGAGAAAAATACACCTTTTTCTCCCAAAGAAATAAAAACTTGTTTAACACCTTTATTTATAAAAAATTCAGCACATTTTTGTAAAGAAGCGGAATCTGTAATTTTTATACCTGAAATAGCTTCAGCTTCTAATTTATTTGGTTTGATTGTATGAAACTTTCCAATAATATCAACTATTTTTAAGGCTTTTGTTGTAGAGACACAATCTAAAAATATTGGAATATTAAAATTATTTACTATAAAGTCTATAGTTTCTTTTGGAATATTTGTATCTATAATACAAAGTTTGGATTCCTCTATAATATCTTTTTTTGATTTTATATATTCAATTGTTAAATTTTCATAAAGATCCATAGCTGATATAGCAATTTTCATATCTTTATTATCATTTAATATAGAGATGTATGTAGAAGTTGCAGAGTTAGGCATAGTAAGAGCATTAGAAATTCCAATTCCTAGAGTTTTACAATTTCTTTTTATTTCATCACTATTAAAATCATCA harbors:
- the mazG gene encoding nucleoside triphosphate pyrophosphohydrolase, with protein sequence MEKFENLVNLIKQLRSPEGCPWDREQTLETLKPHLLEETYEVLEAMNEGGDNLKSELGDLLLQIVFQANISEEKNEFSIEDVIDSISEKMIRRHPHVFEDKNIASNSSEVLINWERIKSEEKEHENRKSVLDGIPTSFPALLRAEKLQKKASKVGFDWPEIHGVIDKVEEEIEELRDEIVSNNLEKAQEELGDLLFALVNLARHLNINPEICLNKASDKFDKRFRYVESNCDFEKASLEEMDNLWEEAKK
- a CDS encoding RNA-binding S4 domain-containing protein, coding for MRLDKFLKVSRIIKRRPIAKLVVDGGKAKLNGKVVKASSEVKVGMELELEYYNKYFKFKILEVPEGNVSKNKTSELVELLDSKGIVIDLDGEEDIF
- the ispE gene encoding 4-(cytidine 5'-diphospho)-2-C-methyl-D-erythritol kinase, yielding MKFKVFPNAKINIGLNIKGVLENGYHLLDMTMLPIDLTDILEGEIFDEPGSLTIKTNKKDIPINESNILYKIYKSFYKNIGMVPLKINVFLEKRIPHQAGLGGGSSDGAFFLNVLNDYHGKILNENQLIELGKNIGADIPFFIVNKPSRVKGIGEEIEVIENRIKAPIILIKPNFGVSTALAYKEIKRIKNPKMAEIDNIVKGLKYGDIDLLKDKIENNLEEALLLADKRTKEFKEKLEELEGIKFYMSGSGSAYYGFLLKDIDEIFCNVKRRFKDCEVFLCNFK
- the spoVG gene encoding septation regulator SpoVG, producing the protein MRITDVRLRTVKNENELKLKAYADVTFEECFVIHGLKVIDGQKGMFVAMPSRKMPDGEYKDIAHPITPELRKEITDSVIAKYLEVMSQESTPVEVVEIVEE
- a CDS encoding pseudouridine-5'-phosphate glycosidase — translated: MNLEKYLVISEEVKNALANNQAIVALESTIISHGMPYPQNVETALKVEEIVRENGAIPATIAILNGKLKVGLSKEEIDYLGKKGLDVTKASRRDIPAILASEGDGATTVASTMIIAALAGVKIFATGGIGGVHRGAETTMDISADLEELAMTDVAVVCAGAKSILDIGLTLEFLETKGVPVLGYQTKELPAFYTRKSGFNVDYKMDTPEQIAKTLKAKWDVNLKGGVVIANPIPEEFAMDFDTITTAINNAVAEAEEKGIKGKNSTPFLLAKVKDITKGKSLEANIELVFNNARLASKIAKHYVSL
- a CDS encoding carbohydrate kinase, which encodes MTNREQEILKWIEENPFISQAELAEKADIARSSVAVHISNLIKKGKIIGKGYIIQKKSFISVIGGTNIDISATSYSPLKDYDSNPGKVNTSFGGVARNIADNLSRLNQDVELLTVLGDDFNSDEIKRNCKTLGIGISNALTMPNSATSTYISILNDNKDMKIAISAMDLYENLTIEYIKSKKDIIEESKLCIIDTNIPKETIDFIVNNFNIPIFLDCVSTTKALKIVDIIGKFHTIKPNKLEAEAISGIKITDSASLQKCAEFFINKGVKQVFISLGEKGVFFSNGKIYSQHQSFKTSILNTTGAGDAFMAGIAYSYIEGLDILESCRNGIACATIAISSDKTISDNMNLENINIIKEENL